A region of Drosophila mauritiana strain mau12 chromosome 3L, ASM438214v1, whole genome shotgun sequence DNA encodes the following proteins:
- the LOC117140699 gene encoding serine protease 1, translating into MKLLVVFLGLTLVAAGSAKGDSEDPDHIITNGSPAYEGQAPYVVGMAFGQSNIWCSGTIIGDTWILTSAQCLTGSSGVTIYFGATRLSQAQFTVTVGTSEYVTGNQHLALVRVPRVGFSNRVNRVALPSLRNRSQRYENWWANVCGWGVTTFSSGLTDALQCVDLQIMSNNECVAFYGSPTVSDQILCTRTPSGRSTCFGDAGSPLITKQDSTVVGISAFVASNGCTLGLPAGFARITSALDWIHQRTGIAY; encoded by the coding sequence ATGAAGCTATTGGTAGTTTTCTTGGGTCTAACTCTCGTCGCAGCAGGAAGTGCTAAGGGGGATTCCGAGGATCCTGATCACATTATAACCAATGGAAGCCCCGCGTATGAAGGTCAGGCTCCCTATGTGGTGGGCATGGCCTTTGGACAGAGCAACATCTGGTGCAGTGGCACTATTATAGGCGACACCTGGATCCTCACATCCGCTCAGTGTCTGACGGGCAGTTCCGGAGTGACCATCTACTTTGGAGCCACCCGGCTGAGTCAGGCCCAGTTCACGGTGACAGTGGGAACTAGTGAGTACGTAACGGGTAATCAACATCTCGCCCTGGTTCGAGTTCCTCGAGTCGGATTCAGCAACCGGGTCAACCGGGTAGCCCTTCCATCACTGAGAAATCGATCCCAGCGCTACGAGAATTGGTGGGCAAATGTCTGTGGATGGGGAGTGACCACCTTCAGCAGTGGACTCACCGATGCGCTGCAGTGCGTCGACCTTCAGATAATGTCCAACAACGAGTGTGTCGCCTTCTACGGATCCCCCACCGTCTCCGACCAGATCCTGTGCACCCGTACACCCAGCGGCAGATCCACTTGCTTTGGCGATGCCGGCAGCCCCCTGATCACCAAACAGGATTCCACCGTGGTGGGCATTTCCGCTTTCGTGGCCTCCAACGGGTGCACCTTGGGATTGCCCGCTGGATTTGCTAGGATCACCAGCGCACTGGATTGGATCCATCAAAGGACTGGAATCGCCTACTAA
- the LOC117140696 gene encoding uncharacterized protein LOC117140696 — MSQLNAEAQQRHFITRSSYEGAWDRLVNVMDGFGSYRYPDGSEYRGRFHQGQFHGYGHLRLAQPYRFTVKGEFEHGRLVTVEDMWFSDGLHVEGSFNGMVLQCDEWDYLTPKDRRYHAERRYGQQPVGPTAFLTSKMQPRNIPEHCYDVEEGLFNSKTCWLTDRPSPLHQFMYVSCPQDKDWIKRNCRKARTSRIIEPPSDFCRRIIANNLATERAQLRSTAIYAPNGQVDRERYFHKLTKKRGQPNEPLENIPRRPMPADDPAWETEMCVRAYAAMLDKRQKDQMEFQRVHPCAKMETVKRPRRWSSTSDVRNPQSGGPSSCQTDSFGEDELVLNFEESYRSANNMMRKRTADNINVVQSNLIRRNSYMDMTRSIFEL, encoded by the coding sequence ATGTCGCAGCTGAACGCGGAGGCCCAGCAGAGGCACTTCATCACGCGCAGCAGCTATGAGGGCGCCTGGGATAGATTGGTGAATGTGATGGACGGATTTGGGAGCTACCGCTATCCGGATGGGAGCGAGTATCGGGGCAGGTTCCATCAGGGTCAGTTCCACGGCTATGGTCATTTGCGACTGGCCCAGCCGTACCGCTTTACGGTTAAGGGTGAGTTCGAGCACGGTCGCCTGGTGACAGTGGAGGACATGTGGTTTTCCGACGGCCTGCATGTGGAGGGCAGTTTTAATGGCATGGTCTTGCAGTGCGATGAATGGGATTACCTGACGCCCAAGGATCGGCGTTATCATGCCGAGCGTCGCTATGGCCAACAGCCGGTGGGTCCCACCGCCTTTCTAACATCCAAAATGCAGCCCAGGAATATTCCCGAGCACTGCTATGATGTGGAGGAGGGTCTGTTCAACAGTAAGACCTGCTGGTTGACGGACCGACCAAGTCCGCTACACCAATTCATGTACGTGAGCTGCCCGCAAGACAAGGATTGGATCAAGAGGAATTGCAGGAAGGCTAGAACATCGCGTATAATTGAGCCACCTTCCGACTTTTGTCGCCGCATTATAGCCAACAATTTGGCAACGGAACGAGCCCAGTTGCGAAGCACGGCCATATATGCACCCAATGGACAAGTGGATCGTGAGCGATACTTCCACAAGTTGACCAAGAAGCGTGGACAGCCAAATGAGCCGCTGGAGAACATTCCCAGACGTCCCATGCCCGCCGACGATCCCGCCTGGGAGACGGAgatgtgtgtgcgtgcctATGCCGCGATGTTGGATAAACGGCAGAAGGATCAAATGGAGTTCCAGCGCGTGCATCCTTGCGCCAAAATGGAGACGGTGAAGAGACCACGCCGATGGTCGAGCACCTCGGATGTGCGCAATCCGCAGTCGGGTGGACCATCCAGCTGCCAGACGGACAGCTTTGGCGAGGATGAACTGGTCCTAAACTTTGAGGAATCATACCGCTCGGCCAACAACATGATGCGGAAACGGACGGCGGACAACATAAATGTGGTGCAATCTAATCTTATACGCCGCAACAGCTACATGGACATGACCCGGTCCATATTCGAGTTGTAG
- the LOC117140697 gene encoding MORN repeat-containing protein 5 — MEQKTTKSSSITQVDILLTGSRYIGPSDELGMQEMGVYIYPDGTHYTGEFLNNRFHGKGTIQIPDSLGVTYQVTHHNGRLVSIDQVNFNDSLPVDFVMKDHYTMSFKPWTYCTPEDRRFYQETKGPIDAVGPNKFQSKDGPNPLNLGRNIFDLGFGLLGNRGFMLDTKTFSNQSIYLGCREARRWIRENCAHGPLSKRHHKQKVLARFAREIIRNNQENAGCSQKQFMTNIHPCKHSTSLDSFASERLHLASTTDSTSSEVQAMRLRHEEFHGKWTRAKSESSVCRIN, encoded by the coding sequence ATGGAGCAGAAGACAACGAAATCTTCGAGCATTACACAGGTGGATATTCTGTTGACTGGATCCAGATACATTGGTCCCAGTGATGAGTTGGGCATGCAGGAGATGGGAGTCTACATCTATCCGGATGGGACACACTACACGGGAGAGTTTCTCAACAATCGTTTTCACGGAAAAGGCACAATACAAATTCCTGATTCCTTGGGCGTTACCTATCAAGTAACCCATCACAATGGCAGACTGGTCTCGATCGATCAAGTCAACTTCAATGATAGTCTGCCCGTGGACTTTGTGATGAAAGATCATTACACGATGAGTTTCAAACCCTGGACTTATTGCACACCGGAGGATCGTCGATTCTACCAGGAGACCAAGGGGCCTATAGATGCCGTCGGTCCTAATAAATTCCAGTCCAAGGACGGACCAAATCCTCTCAACCTGGGTCGCAACATTTTCGATCTGGGCTTCGGACTGCTGGGCAATCGTGGCTTTATGTTGGACACAAAGACGTTTAGCAACCAGAGTATATATCTAGGATGTCGGGAGGCTCGTCGCTGGATCCGGGAGAACTGTGCCCATGGACCACTCAGCAAGCGTCATCACAAACAGAAGGTATTGGCCCGTTTTGCCCGTGAGATCATCCGGAACAATCAGGAGAATGCAGGCTGCAGCCAAAAGCAGTTTATGACTAACATCCACCCTTGTAAGCACTCCACCAGCTTGGATAGCTTCGCTTCGGAGCGTCTACATCTGGCCAGCACCACGGATTCCACGTCGTCGGAGGTTCAGGCCATGCGGTTGCGTCATGAGGAGTTCCATGGCAAATGGACAAGAGCGAAGAGCGAGAGCAGCGTGTGTCGCATCAACTGA
- the LOC117140700 gene encoding uncharacterized protein LOC117140700 — MQNDEEPAAAAGASGLSNGESLRSPPAPAPRRPKPGILRLDIGKPRRSSGGSVDFRCVGSSSSNGNTSNVATGANSENNSGVTSPHQLSVTWAPPCDLDRGGWQMQSSADAKREFYKGQRGRRAASQEDHRSYELNDFPLQNQSSDAESCHQEPHFAHQRPPGIGFDEDGGGGDIDDEESYTISVSAIMQRRASVRGYRGKRGSRSSRRASSPMDHVLDSVERRRSSVYTTSSEEGTNQESTQEQIFENIRLHKEVIQSVKLQPWPIRKKLKLVRQAKTYVARHEGALQERFAMSRSTRDLWARFKILMAARWRHWKRETASFLTVLIPWELRIKEIESHFGSGVASYFTFLRWLMWVNIMIAIPLVAFVIGPEYFATKHGETDPRKRMSDPEARVAGNLFTFWEFEGYLKYSPMFYGYYSSTSGISTSGYKLPLAYFLTAVLVYIYSFVATLRKMAENSRNSKLSSKDDECVFSWKLFTGWDFMIGHAETAHNRIASVVVGFKEALLEEAEKKKDNRNWRVILQRILVNILVMGLLGLSGATVVLLVNHSEDLAKHDNWLSRNAVNVTMTLLSFFLPMIFEALGLFENWHPRQQLRLQLARIMILNMLNLYSLMFSFIYKINSKEKPLQMLKLENETNTMELKNLLSSIEALRAMTPTTSLYGESTSDGLFDDSTSTATWGEDAGGLFSTTAAAALISTTVQRLKCYNMTVKCSKLRRNIISGKHLATTLMVLNLTTPAMVPPTLPSTLPTTLPTTLPTTLPTTMPTTLPTTLPTTLPTTLPTTLPSTLATTTPTTSSIWTTTEATSPTTTTTSPWTTLPPSTTTTEATTMTERATTTTEAPTTTTLKITTPEINSTLPDTTKPPEKPINTEIPNSTTNSATLSTIPATSNTTNLPLSSTTKLTTTTEKPQGEDNFIYTTGDDEGSYDYGSDSTSDAPDYNSYSEITDYSSEPSEIEDFDEQESTDQADDPLAKVLEQLDENETKGRRKRALAESPFFTSKYSRRHRNESAVSSGQPRETTESVNATPSRWPFNWASYRQTTPRTTTTRRVHSGILTKEEWERLRRLRSRITTTTSTSTTSTTTTTTRRPRWRYRTTTTELTSTTDEESSTTESSTESSSPESTTNAFDSSSSTTEEYEYTTTEGSENRPYYVGYVDISEMGSTIYYDGDSEFLEECVITICPKGDDFFGSTTESPDSTTQSSDSKQLTTVKLTPLERKQKRLKEVQLAIKQIQTNLTTMCWETSLGQELSKVIVFDGLMSIVAPLCIDFLRALFVRYVNQNWCWDMEKTFPQYGDFKIAENILTLINNQGQVWMGIFFSPGLVLINLVKLMIMMYFRSWIVLTCNVPHEVVFKASKSNNFYLSLLLTMLFLCVLPVGYAIVWLRPSWHCGPFSEYNRIAEFITNTTRNALPKQLHEPLDYLTSSSTVIPLLLLLILIIYYLVSLTGALREANQDLRTQLQKEREEERKKIFKVPEVKQAEPTATTLTNRWRKVLEASSPVTPTQPPDFDTEEYKNQARKELISRIMKKALRKGSATSDEDSFVRRDDDDTDTEHQDSLPHDEEAKDKRFGLSRLQQIRRTRKPSLVDIVQIAKQERARAGSIVAGTSSSGTGNFPIKETHPKSRFKVEKHERKDRGSMKDKKDTRHRQPPQQQQQPPPYESPKDNEHDPDTNSRIVSERRASLLRRHKEQAEGEEPPTTPEAPQTPISPAEPVEQAPEESTPETPTLAKSKFHIVDEKKPPPQEVEDKPLPTTKESGSGGGSLGKFKFRKHKFKSNNVAAAKPEPEVFKFDERSVERSSDVPATPAAEYLNNEPSGTEEQDRSLPSPTPSQGQGHHQRQLSVLSRQGRKKIGNLLALVREAVNLKKDDVEQPGSDESPGPTTPTYLAYTPPPPPSVLSSVSSSTALEMPPTPEPESPTPSAPLHFGSSTSSRPPTKPPKPPAVPASATAPTATMDDLEELDTAGPITFPKRSDSHRRRTMRQDSQSSIWSDNIPTITISTTGSDECIVDAAAPQNGLPEQRSASPEPTVNIIKIDIENEQEK, encoded by the exons ATGCAGAACGACGAGGAaccagcagctgcagccgGGGCTTCTGGGCTAAGCAATGGGGAATCCTTGCGGAGTCCACCGGCCCCGGCGCCACGACGACCCAAGCCGGGTATCCTGCGACTGGACATCGGCAAACCGCGACGCTCATCAGGTGGTTCCGTCGATTTCCGCTGcgtgggcagcagcagcagcaatggGAACACCAGCAACGTGGCCACTGGCGCCAACAGTGAG AACAACTCGGGAGTCACATCGCCTCATCAACTCTCTGTGACCTGGGCACCGCCATGCGACTTGGATAGAGGTGGCTGGCAAATGCAGAGCAGCGCCGATGCCAAGAGGGAATTCTACAAAGGACAGCGAGGCAGGAG AGCTGCGTCACAGGAGGACCACAGATCCTACGAACTGAACG ATTTCCCATTGCAAAACCAGAGCAGCGACGCCGAGAGCTGCCACCAGGAGCCCCATTTTGCCCACCAGCGTCCGCCTGGAATCGGATTCGACGAGGATGGCGGCGGTGGCGACATTGACGATGAGGAGAGCTACACAATTTCCGTATCGGCAATAATGCAGAGACGTGCCAGTGTGCGCGGCTATCGGGGCAAACGCGGCAGCCGGAGTTCGCGACGTGCATCCAGTCCCATGGATCACGTCCTGGACAGTGTGGAGCGGCGACGCTCCAGTGTCTATACGACAAGTTCAG AGGAGGGCACCAATCAGGAGTCCACGCAAGAGCAAATCTTTGAGAACATCCGCCTGCACAAGGAGGTCATACAGTCGGTGAAGCTACAGCCATGGCCCATCCGCAAGAAGCTCAAGTTGGTGCGGCAG GCCAAAACATATGTGGCACGCCACGAGGGCGCGCTCCAGGAGCGCTTCGCCATGTCACGCAGCACCCGAGACTTGTGGGCGAGGTTTAAAATTTTAATGGCGGCA CGATGGCGACACTGGAAACGGGAGACTGCCAGCTTCCTTACCGTCCTCATTCCCTGGGAGCTGCGCATCAAGGAAATCGAATCGCACTTCGGCTCCGGCGTAGCCTCCTACTTTACATTCCTGCGATGGCTTATGTGGGTCAATATCATGATTGCCATTCCGCTGGTCGCCTTCGTCATTGGGCCCGAG TACTTTGCCACAAAGCACGGCGAAACGGATCCCAGGAAAAGGATGTCCGACCCGGAGGCTCGGGTGGCCGGCAATCTTTTCACGTTCTGGGAGTTCGAGGGATACCTGAAATATTCACCTATGTTTTATGG ATACTATTCAAGCACATCCGGCATTAGCACGTCCGGATATAAGCTTCCCTTAGCCTATTTCCTTACCGCCGTTCTGGTCTACATCTACAGCTTTGTGGCCACGTTGAGGAA AATGGCGGAAAACTCGCGCAACTCGAAACTTTCCTCGAAGGACGACGAGTGCGTCTTCTCGTGGAAGCTCTTCACCGGCTGGGACTTTATGATTG GACACGCGGAAACGGCGCACAATCGCATCGCATCCGTGGTCGTGGGCTTCAAGGAGGCACTGCTGGAGGAGGCGGAGAAAAAGAAGGATAATCGCAA CTGGCGGGTCATACTCCAGAGGATACTGGTCAATATCCTGGTGATGGGGCTGCTGGGCTTGTCGGGCGCTacggtggtgctgctggttAATCA CTCGGAGGATTTGGCCAAACATGACAACTGGCTGAGTCGCAATGCGGTGAACGTGACCATGACCCTGCTCTCCTTCTTCCTGCCCATGATATTCGAGGCACTGGGTCTGTTCGAGAACTGGCATCCCAGGCAGCAGCTGCGTTTGCAATTGGCTCG CATTATGATCCTGAACATGTTGAACTTGTACTCGCTGATGTTCTCCTTCATCTACAAGATCAACAGCAAGGAGAAACCGCTGCAGATGCTGAAATTGGAGAACGAAACGAACACCATGGAGCTAAAGAATCTACTTAGTTCGATTGAGGCTCTGAGGGCCATGACCCCCACGACTTCGCTGTATGGTGAAAGTACTTCGGATGGGCTGTTCGATGACTCCACCTCAACGGCAACTTGGGGTGAGGATGCTGGTGGCCTCTTTTCGACCACAGCGGCTGCCGCCTTAATCTCCACAACCGTGCAGCGTCTCAAGTGCTATAACATGACTGTAAAATGCTCAAAGCTGCGGCGCAACATCATCAGTGGCAAGCACTTGGCCACAACTCTAATGGTTCTCAACCTGACAACACCAGCCATGGTGCCACCAACTTTGCCATCCACATTGCCCACCACATTGCCCACCACATTGCCCACCACATTGCCCACCACAATGCCCACCACATTGCCCACCACATTACCCACTACATTACCTACAACATTGCCTACTACATTGCCCTCCACATTAGCCACCACAACGCCGACGACTTCAAGTATTTGGACTACCACAGAGGCAACGTCGCCGACAACTACAACGACATCACCTTGGACCACTTTACCGCCCTCGACAACAACCACTGAGGCAACCACAATGACTGAAAGAGCCACCACAACCACAGAAGCACCAACCACAACCACACTGAAGATCACCACTCCCGAAATAAATAGTACATTACCAGATACTACAAAACCCCCGGAAAAACCTATTAATACTGAAATACCCAACTCAACAACGAATTCTGCAACTTTGAGCACAATACCAGCCACTTCAAATACCACTAATTTACCACTGAGCAGCACCACCAAACTAACTACAACCACGGAGAAACCCCAGGGAGAGGATAACTTCATCTACACCACCGGAGACGATGAAGGCTCCTACGACTATGGCAGCGATTCCACATCAGACGCTCCGGATTATAATAGCTATTCCGAAATAACGGATTACTCCTCAGAACCGTCGGAAATTGAAGATTTCGACGAACAGGAAAGCACGGATCAGGCAGACGATCCACTGGCCAAAGTGTTGGAGCAGCTCGATGAAAATGAGACGAAAGGACGCAGGAAAAGGGCATTGGCCGAATCACCATTCTTTACCAGCAAGTACAGCAGGCGACATCGCAATGAATCCGCTGTCTCATCTGGACAGCCACGAGAAACCACTGAATCGGTGAATGCCACACCCAGTCGGTGGCCATTTAATTGGGCATCCTACAGGCAAACCACACCGAGAACCACCACAACAAGAAGAGTTCACAGTGGAATTCTAACCAAGGAGGAGTGGGAAAGACTCAGACGACTTAGGAGCAGGATTACCACAACCACAAGTACGTCCACCACCAGCACGACCACGACAACCACAAGAAGACCCAGGTGGAGATATCGAACAACGACTACTGAACTTACGAGCACCACCGATGAGGAATCCTCCACAACGGAGAGTTCCACAGAGTCATCGAGTCCGGAGAGCACCACCAACGCCTTCGATAGCAGTAGTAGCACCACCGAAGAATATGAATACACCACCACGGAGGGATCGGAGAATAGACCCTACTATGTGGGCTATGTGGACATATCGGAAATGGGGAGTACCATCTACTACGATGGAGACAGCGAATTCCTGGAGGAGTGTGTGATTACCATTTGCCCCAAGGGTGATGACTTCTTTGGCAGCACCACCGAAAGTCCGGATAGCACCACCCAGAGCAGCGACTCCAAGCAGCTAACCACCGTGAAGCTCACTCCGCTGGAGCGGAAGCAGAAGCGTCTGAAGGAAGTGCAGCTGGCGATTAAGCAAATACAAACCAATCTGACGACCATGTGCTGGGAGACTTCCTTGGGCCAGGAGCTCTCCAAAGTCATCGTTTTCGATGGG CTGATGTCCATTGTGGCGCCGCTGTGCATCGACTTTCTGCGCGCCCTCTTCGTCCGGTATGTCAATCAAAACTGGTGTTGGGACATGGAGAAGACCTTTCCCCAG TACGGTGACTTCAAGATAGCCGAGAACATCCTGACGTTGATTAATAACCAGGGCCAAGTGTGGATGGGCATTTTCTTCTCGCCGGGCCTGGTGCTCATCAACCTGGTCAAATTGATGATCATGATGTACTTCCGTTCGTGGATAGTGCTCACCTGCAATGTACCGCACGAGGTGGTGTTCAA GGCCTCCAAGTCGAACAACTTTTACCTATCGCTGCTGTTGACCATGCTGTTCCTTTGTGTCCTGCCCGTGGGCTATGCAATTGTGTGGCTTCGCCCTTCCTGGCATTGTGGACCCTTCTCGGAGTACAACAGGATAGCTGAGTTCATAACGAACACCACGAGGAATGCTCTGCCAAA ACAACTCCACGAACCCCTGGACTATCTAACCTCCTCGAGCACTGTGATTCCATTGCTTCTGCTTCTTATCCTCATTATATACTACCTGGTTTCGCTAACTGGCGCTCTCCGAGAAGCCAACCAGGATTTGCGCACCCAACTCCAGAAGGAACGCGAGGAGGAGCGCAAGAAGATCTTCAAGGTGCCGGAGGTCAAGCAAGCGGAACCAACGGCCACCACGCTGACAAATCGCTGGCGCAAAGTCCTCGAGGCCAGCTCTCCGGTAACACCCACCCAACCACCCGATTTCGATACGGAGGAGTACAAAAATCAAGCCCGGAAAG AACTAATCTCACGCATCATGAAGAAGGCGTTGCGCAAGGGATCCGCCACGTCGGATGAGGATTCGTTTGTGCGGCGCGACGACGATGACACGGACACCGAGCACCAGGATTCCCTGCCCCACGACGAGGAGGCCAAGGACAAGCGGTTCGGCCTGTCGCGATTGCAGCAAATCCGGCGTACCCGCAAACCATCGCTGGTGGACATCGTGCAGATTGCCAAGCAGGAGCGGGCACGGGCGGGCTCCATTGTGGCCGGAACAAGCTCCTCTGGAACTGGCAATTTTCCCATAAAGGAGACCCATCCAAAGAGCCGCTTCAAAGTGGAGAAACATGAGCGCAAGGATAGGGGCAGCATGAAGGATAAAAAGGACACCAGGCACAGACAGccgccacagcagcagcagcagccgccgcccTATGAATCGCCCAAGGACAATGAACATGATCCGGATACAAATTCAAGGATTGTCAGCGAGCGCCGCGCCAGTTTGCTGAGACGACACAAGGAGCAGGCGGAGGGAGAGGAACCACCCACTACCCCCGAAGCACCACAAACACCCATCTCGCCAGCAGAGCCCGTGGAACAGGCGCCCGAGGAATCCACACCCGAAACTCCCAcgctggccaaaagcaaattCCACATAGTTGATGAAAAAAAACCCCCGCCGCAGGAGGTGGAAGATAAACCCTTGCCGACAACCAAGGAGAGTGGCAGTGGCGGTGGAAGTTTGGGCAAGTTCAAGTTCCGTAAGCACAAATTCAAGTCAAATAATGTGGCTGCCGCCAAGCCGGAGCCCGAGGTGTTCAAGTTCGACGAGCGGAGTGTGGAAAGGAGTTCGGATGTGCCGGCAACTCCAGCCGCAGAGTACCTGAACAACGAGCCTTCCGGTACTGAGGAGCAGGATAGGAGTCTGCCCTCACCCACTCCCAGCCAGGGTCAGGGTCACCATCAGCGGCAATTGTCCGTGCTTTCCCGGCAGGGTCGCAAAAAGATCGGCAACCTGTTGGCCCTGGTTCGTGAGGCCGTCAATCTCAAAAAGGACGATGTGGAGCAGCCGGGCTCGGATGAGTCGCCGGGTCCCACAACGCCCACCTACTTGGCGTACacaccgccaccaccaccttCAGTATTGTCCAGCGTGTCCAGTTCGACGGCCTTGGAAATGCCACCTACTCCGGAACCGGAATCTCCCACGCCCAGTGCACCACTGCACTTTGGCAGCAGCACATCCTCTCGTCCGCCTACCAAGCCACCCAAGCCTCCAGCAGTGCCCGCATCCGCCACTGCTCCAACGGCCACCATGGATGACCTGGAGGAACTGGACACAGCCGGTCCTATTACATTTCCCAAACGCAGCGATTCCCATCGCCGTCGCACTATGAGGCAGGATTCACAGAGCTCCATTTGGTCGGATAATATACCCACAATTACTATAAGCACCACCGGCAGCGATGAGTGCATTGTGGACGCAGCTGCTCCACAAAATGGACTTCCCGAGCAGAGAAGTGCTTCCCCGGAGCCCACGGTCAACATTATAAAGATTGACATTGAGAACGAGCAGGAGAAATGA